Below is a genomic region from Syngnathus typhle isolate RoL2023-S1 ecotype Sweden linkage group LG3, RoL_Styp_1.0, whole genome shotgun sequence.
GTGTTTAAGATGTTGTCGTGTGCCGTCTGTGGCCCCATTAGTAATGTTGTTAGTGAGCTGTGCTCAGAGGTCTACTGTGGATGAACAGAGGCAATACTGCTGCCTTTAACCCCTATTAGCATGTATTGTAATAAAATTATCCACTCACAGACAGTGAATCCTTGCTTGTTGTGGCAGTAGGTTTATCTATGCAATTAAAAAGAagcatatacaaaaaaaaaaaactgatcatCTTTCCCCACTGAGATGAACCTAATGGAAATAAGTGGTCGAGTACAGCAGTAGATAAATGTTGCAATCTTGGGTGCATTGTGAGCAATTGTCATAAACTCAATGATATACTACCATGAGTCATAATGGTCATAGCTGCTGTGATCGTCTCCTCAATCTCAAAAGGGGGCAAGAGGAGGATGACTGACTATTATTCGTCGTGCATGTGCGCGTTCGTGTGCCACGGACTCATATGCCTGGCCCGGAGGGACTTGATGACGCAAACATGGAGAGTCAAAGCGTGCGTGTGTACTTTTCTTTTGCGTCGTTTTACGAGCATTACCAATTACAGAACAGTAAAGTACCCTCTGAAAAACACTGCAGCCTTCCCAGCAGGTCTGCCCACCTCTATTCCTGGAAGACTTTGGCAAGACATTTTAGAATTAGACCAACTCAGGAGGCAAATATATAATTTGATCTAACAATTGTCTGTCATTTTCACAATTCAGCCTTAATCTGTTGTgttaactcagtgcttctcaataattttctgtgatgccacccctagggagaagaaaacatttttccgttattaacattaaagaaaagaaaatataaataaaaaagaaagatcaacttacaataaagaataactattaataacattgttttttagtctgtaacagaacagattcaatgtgcatcactttgccggaaatttaaaatgaattctaattatttaaactataaacattcttgaccaactgccatatgttggaaaaatacaataaaataataataaacatacataatattaaattaaataacagcaataaataatattcaattcaaagtaatcagcaagattaactcaggagcacaatatataaaaaaaattaacctacaaaacaaaaatgaataaaacaattaaaaataaaacaatgaataaaACTGTTCTTTTAGTCCCTGttcaatatttttccatggtgtcccactgcacgttttatcgcctgctctgtgctgtgtgtgcgtgcgtatgttcCGTGCGCTCTTCTTtctcagtgaacgagagtgaacgaatcacttcctaaagtgattggttattttttcagttcatatgacttcaaccagtaggtgcgTGAGCAGAGGTCTCACTAGGTTTGCTGACAGTTCACTGATGGTTTGATAGTTTTGTCAAATTCTACTACTGTTGGGACATTCACCTGGGTTCACTAGTTGCTGTCTATGAAAATGAGGTGTGCCTTGTATTGCGCCGATTATAAATAATCTGAAGAAAGTCAAAATAGAATACAAAATGTAGGGTTGATCACTACTTCACAAGACATCAGCTTCAATCTTCTGGAAGACTTACAAACTATTGGAGTGTGTCTGTGGGAATTTTAGATGCCAGCCATGCACATAAGTTGTCATGTTTGGATGTCAGCTCCAAAGAGCAAGTGCCACAAAATGCCGAGCCCCTCCAACTGATCCGGCCAGTGGCTGCTGCTGTGTGAATGCTTGCCAGATGAGACATTAAGGTGCCATGTTTAAGCAGTGAAAGCAGAGAAGGAAGTCACAATCCGACTGGAGAAGAGAGGACAACTGAGTCTCACACTGTTAAAAATAACACAGTGGAGCTGAATGCAAGCGACATCTTGTCTGTGATGTAACTGTGATATGAGCCTGCCAGTGTCAATGTGATATACACCTCAGCTTTCTTCTAAACGCTTCTGTGTGCtgtgaaatatatttttgaagTCCCTATGCAATTAAATAGTAGTGACTTTGTTCATCTTTATGCTTTTGAGTAAGTACAGTGGGAGGCTGACGACAGCTTGAAAAGGATAAATGAGTCATGAGAGGAGAGAGAGTGAGCCCATAGAGTGTTGAGAGCAAAGATAAGATATGAGGCTATAAGCAGAGCTTGCAAGAGCTTCATTTTGAATGGGCATTTAAGttaaaaataacacacggaGCAGCAGAGCTGTGGGAAATTTCTCAGCCCACAGTTTGTGCAACTGTGCGATTTAAGAACTGTATCAAAAAATGGCCTTTCCAGAGATAAAAGGTATTAATGCTCATATCTTGATTGATGctgtaagaatttttttttttgatactaTTAATATTCCAAGCATTTTCTTGCCTATTATGTGTAGAAACTAGAATATGGGAATAATCTCTCAGCTTGATGCAATGTAATACTACTCCTACAAGTTATAACCATAACACCACAAATATGGTAAGTGGATTGGttaaaataatcaattaatcgGCAAGTAtttgattatcaaattaatcgacaactatttTAATAATCGAGTAATTGtttggagcctttttttttttaccctagaATGATCCAAATCCTCTCATGAATTAGATGTGATAACAAAATGACGTAAAAATAAAGATGCCCCATTGCCAATGGAGCATGTCAATGTTTTTCATGGTGTTCATTTCGATTGTTGACTAGAATGCACTGTTACCTGCCGGGATGCGTCAGAAGGACCAGACTAAGAAAGCGCCCACAGGAACGTTCCAGAGAGACGACCTGTTGGCCCACCTGGAGAAGCAAGCCAAAGAACATCCAGACAGGGAAGACTTGGTGCCCTTCACTGGGGAAAAGCGAGGTAAACCTGCAACATTGTCATCAATTGCTGTATTTATTCCTCTTAGAGTGAGTTAGACATCTCTGACTGGGTCTGAATCCTTTCTATTTGCTCTTTTTGTATTTTAAGTGATCATTGGTTGCACAGCTAGGCAAATCTCAACTTGAACCCTTCTGTGTGGTGTTGATATGCTGTATGCTGAGATACTACAATTTATTTAACTTATCTAAATACTAAAGACTCTTGTGTTCATAGGTGTAAACGTGAGTGTGAATGAGGGAAAGCGACATGGTGGATGTATAAACACGCTTTGTTTTTCAGGGAAGGCCTGGGTGCCGAAAAAGATGGTGGACCCCATTATGGAGAATGTGACCCTTGAGCCTGAGCTTGAAGAAGCACTGGCCAGTGCTACTGATGCTGAACTTTGCGATATAGCAGGTAACAACTTGCATTTGACTCCTGTCAACACAATCTAGGCGTATACTGTACTCTGGTGCTCAGGTATTTGTTTTTCTCACAGCTCTCATTTAAAACCAATATGTCATCATTAATGCTCTAGGAATTAATCTGTTTCACTAATCAATATAAAACCCATTGCGATCTCCCATACTAGCACCTGATCCTCATCTTCTCTTCAGGCTAACACCACCACCTTTCCTCTTCATCACCCCCTCACTTGCTCCACCTCTGCTGGATCATTGTTAGCTGGGCACCAAACAGGGTATCGGCAGTTTGCATACATATGTTCGCATGAAAAGAAGACACAGCCATAAAGTTAATTAAATGCATGATATTTGATGCTATAGAAAATTtttgcttgatgtttttttttttttgtactgcaaAAACTCTCCATCCGTTTGAATCATGTGTTTCTACTTGTTTGTCCTTTTTATGTTACTTAAATGGGCAACCAATATTTTTACATTCAGGTATACATAAAGGATTCAGTAAATATTCTACAATGGAGCGAGAGAAACTGTTTTTACCTCCAAGTAGTTCCTGTAAATGTACTGTAGGTGAAAACTTTACTTATTACACTTTCTAATTCTAGATATCTCCTCGCAATTTTCTTATTCAATGCAGAATGGTGATAGTTGGGATATCTACTAattaatttgttattattattattattattattattattattattattattgttgttttaaatcattattattattattcatattatattattattattttattattattattattacctcaCTTGATTTCACATTATGTTGCATCAACCAAACACTAGAGAAAGCTCTcaaccttgttttttttgtagtgcAAGCTCTAAAACATAGCAGCCTGTCTATTAGTATCCATATGCATGTACCATCCTCTTTTTGCATGGTTGTCAAGTACAGAGCTGAAACACATTTTGTATGACTCTTCCCTTGTGTTCATTTTCCTTTGTTGCTGACCTCCATTCTTTCTATGGTCCTTTCCTTTCCCAGCTATCCTGGGTATGCACACCCTGATGAGTAACCAGCAGTACTATGAAGCTCTGGCAAGCAGCACTATAGTCAACAAGCAAGGACTTAACAGTATGTAACACACAATTTGATGTTTTGCTATAATCAAAATTAGATatctgggtaaaaaaaaaaggaggtaaATTTAATTGTGGAGTTAGCTCTTTTTTCCCAATAAAAGGTCTCCCAGTCCAAAAGAACTGTTGGTGAGTTCGAATTACTAAAGCCCAATACAGCCTAAATTTGGGGGGAGTGGAGCATGCATAATCAATTAGTTTTCCATGCACAAAACACTGTGGATGCCCCTGGAACGCCACTCAaattatttgcttttatttatgtTCTTATTTTACCAGACAGTTCTACTGCTAGAATTGTACTTTTCACCTCAGTTTGATGTGGTCGCTCGTTCATCAACATGACAACTGACCGTGGGAAACTGTACCATGACCATGAATAGTACAGAATGTTATGATTTCTTTGGCACATACACAGTATTCGAGATAAATTATGATTGTGGAAATGCTTAGAGACACTGTTTATGTGTTTATCCCCTCAAATAAATATGTAGGCATTGCAATTACTGTATGTGATAGTATGGTTAAAAGCAGTTAGTGTCAGATCTGATTGCTTGCTTGTCATCCCTGTAGTTTCATGAGGGCATATTTGCTGATTATTAAAATTGTAATGTGCTAGCCATAAATACAGTCATCCCTCACATATACAGTAGACTATTTGCAAATTCACCAATATTCAGCTACTCACAATTGTTAGTGCTGATGGGAAACGTGATCTTCAAATTGGCTTCATAAACCCCTTTAGTTCAACCAGCCATCTAGAGAAGTCATAAATACAAGTGGTTCataaagcaaatttgaagcttcattttcctcaTCACTAATTGTTGGCATATTCAGtgtgtgctttttatttttatgccacaagatggcgccaaagcccaTCTAAAAAGAAAATAGTAATGGATGTTAGTGAAGTACATGCTACTGGCGTGACATCTTTATTGTCCATGTTAAGGTGATTTCAAATGATACTGTTCAATATTGTGTAGTAACTGTAAGTGTGTGGCAGGTGTGATCCAGTCCACCCAGTACAAACCAGTTCCCGATGAGGAGCCCAATTCAACGGACGTAGAGGAAACCCTCATAAGAATGAAAAGGAATGACCCTGAGCTTGTGGAGGTCAACCTCAACAACATTAAGGTATCAAAGTGTGTCTTCATGGTCACGTGCAGcgctttattcatttatttatttgattgatttttgtttAGAATATCCCCATCCCGACTTTAAAGGCATACTCTCAGGCTCTGATAGAAAACGCAGTGGTGGAGCGGTTCAGTATCGTTGGAACCAGAAGCAATGACCCCGTAGCGTTTGTAAGTACAATCTGcagtttattttttcctttcaaGAACATACTTTCCATATGTTTCCCCGAAATAATATGTCAAAAATGCACAGTAATTTGTTCCAGTCAGATTACCTGTATGACGTCACTCTTACGTAAGTCTCTTACGAGTTATTTGTATAGCAGCTAGCCAGTCAACGTTTAACGAGTTATTGACTATCATTGGGCAGTGGTGTACTTGTGGAGGCTGTTCAGTCTTTCGAAACATGAAACCCACACAAAACtttagaaaaagcaaaacacacatgcagacTTCATACTTTGACGCTTGCGCGATATGTTGACGTTTGGAAACTCGAGGCAGGGTGAACGTTTCCAAGGAAAAGAACAAAATGACAATTAATCACGTGTGCTGTGTTTGTTATCAGGCCTTGGCGGAGATGCTCAAGGTTAACACAACCCTGAAGAGCCTGAATGTTGAGTCAAACTTTATAACAGGGGCTGGAATCCTTGCCCTCGTTGAGTCACTGCAGTACAACACGACATTACTGGAGCTCAAGATTGATAATCAGGTACTGAACGAAATTATACCTTGTACATCACCTAAAGCATTCAGAGTCATTCATTCAAAGGCAATATAGAAACAATCAAATCAGTAGTACATGTACTCACGACAGATGCTGATTatcaaaatgaataatttgTGCAGAGCATTACAGCTTTGTTTTGCTAGTTTCATTTGTCTGTAAGAAATGTTGCTCTGAGCATCCAatcagagaaagaaaaaaatgctaacAACATTGTGAGGGGAATTTGGATAAAGGAATAGTTGCATCACTAATTAAGTTTAAGTCACATAGGCAGAGATGCCAAgtgttttgaatattttgttataAGCCAGTGTACCTTCAGGCAATATAGCTGCTTGAACAAGATTTGGATGTTTCTTCTGCAGAGCCAGCCATTAGGCAATAAAGTGGAGATGGAGATAGCAAGCATGTTGGAGAAAAACACCACATTGCTGAAGTTCGGCTACCATTTCACCCAGCAGGGCCCGCGTCTCCGAGGCTCCAACGCCATGATGAACAACAATGACCTTGGTAGGATATGAAtgaactactactactacactTGATGGTCACACCAGAATGTAGCCAACATGAAACATCGATGTTATGTCAAGTGACTCTTCAGACATTGTTTTCAATCCTGTTTGATTGACCTCAGTGGTTATATAAGCACTTTGTAGAATTGTGCACTTGGCAGTGTTATCAGTTATATTTTGCCAAAGCTGCCGCTTTATCTGCACTTAATCATCccactttttttgctttgatcAGATGCCAAGAGATGTCATCAGCCGCTACACTTAGTGCCGTCTGAAAGCCGAGGCGAACCCaaacaaagctttttttaaatgatgacaTCAGCGCTAAAATAAATAACGAATAAAAGAACAGTGCATGAGAGGGGAGTTACGTCATTGCCCATGTGCACTTTCAGTAAAGGATGAATTTCTAGAGTTTGGTGTTCAGAACACGTTAACATATAAAGTTGTGTAATAGCTCTCGCTTTagtgttgaaaataaaatgttataaataaTGCATGTTATTCCCTACTAGGTAGTCAGTTTGTCTTCTAAaataccccccccaaaaaagtccaGAAGAATTTGGACTCTGcaagctcttcttcatttcaaatGCAATCCTTAATGCTTGTATATGTGACAGTAGGTTCATATTTCTGGACATaacttttcctcctcctctcgtTTCGAAGCCCGGGTTGTCAGGTCCGAGTCCGATGGCTCCTTTACGCTCACTTTGTCCGTCCCTGAGCTGGAACGGGCCTTTGGGAAAAAGTTCAAGTCAAAGACTAAGTAAACACATGTGGTCCTTCAGTTTTGCTTTTCTTCTGACGATAGCTTCCACTTTTGTTCCACAACACTGGAACTGCTGCCACCTCCTTTCAAAGCCTCTCTTACTTCTCCTGAGCTCCTTTCAGCAATTTCTGCACTGTCATCAAGTCACCGGCTACTGTGTTTAAGCACCAACTCTCATtacacagttcagaggttgcgggttcgattccggctccggccttcttgcgtggagtttgcatgttctccccgtgcctgcgtgggtttccctCAGGTGCTGTCATTTCATCCCACATTCCATAaatatgcatggtaggccgattgaccgcTCCAAATTGTATGTCGGgcgtgagtgcgaatggttgaagactatgtgtgccctgcaattggctggagaccggttcagggtgtcgcccacctactgcccgaagttGGCTGGGACAGGCTCAAGCACCCCAATAAACAGTTGAGAAGATGGATGGGTGAattaatgacaaaaacaaagggAACCATCAAAAGTAAAGTGAAACCCAACAACCATAACTGCAGTACATAAAGTAAAAAATAGACATAGTGTATAAAAAGAACATCAGCTAAAACAATGAACCAATGACATCAAGATAGTAAACATAGTAAAACACTAAAACAATGAGTCTCATGCTGAGTCATCTATAATTTTACCTtgaggatgattttttttttctctgtcacCATCAACCACTTAAAAGAACAAGGGCTAAACAGTGACCTCATTTGTGCGTCAAAAGAAAGATGCTTTTTCCCAAAACAATTTCTCTTTGCGTCGTTTCTAAAACTTCAATTGAAGTCAGTTGCGtggagcacttttttttttcctttctttcaatGTTCCTTTCAGACCGCTACTGCTAAGGTGAAGAGATGCTACTATGCGGTTCTTACTGACGCTTTTCAAGGGTTGAAATTGCCTAAAATTGTGATAAAGTGAGGAAGAAAATgttaatgcctttttttttttttttttaaacacataacTAGTTGAATGGATAGTTTTCTTGTTGGATCAGGGTTTCCCAAAATTAGAGTCGATAGCTTGATGAATTCAATTTCTTCTTTTGCCACAATAACAAGAAATGGAAAGTTGTTTGTGCCCACATTTTTCGAAGCCTGCACTcccaacaaaatattttatagacctaatttagatcaTAAAATGTACAGTGTATATACGCATCTATAATTCATGCATCACTGTACTAATGTAGTGGACGAgctcaaaagcaattttgaaagtgCTTGTAATTTAACCTTGAAAGAAGCATATGAACCCCGTAGGAGCAAAGGCCTCTTTTCACTTAAGTGCTTAAAGACtgggctctttctttctctctctctctctctgtccttTTCTCTCATGTTGTTACCGTCCTCTCACATGTCATCTCTCTATCCACAGTAAGAAAGAGAAGGCTTGAAGGAGGACCCATCCTCCCCAAGTGTCGGACAAATGTGTAAGAAGCACTCTTCCCCTGCCTCGCATCCCTCCACCCCCCGTTTTTGCCTTTTTGAAAAGTCCTCCCCATCTCTATATGACTTCCATTCGACCTCAAAGGGTCCGACGACGGTTTCTCCGGATGACCTTGCACATCATCTCTGACATGCAAGTGCGATTCAGGGTTCAGAGAAAACTTTTTtgggactttttaaaaaaaaaaagattgttagaGGATATAAATGGTGTGATCAACAATATCTGCCAGAAAATCCAGTGCATGTAAAAGGAGAAATAATTGTTCTTTGAATGTTTATGTGCTGGGATGTTTGAATTGTGCAAACTAGTAACCATACAGTGCTGCCATCTAGAGGCTTTTATTAGCAACTGTAGCGCCTTGACGTCTTGGACTGTTTTCTAAATGATGGCTCTTTTGACAATCCTGTTTCTACCGTTGTATattgttattaatattattcATGCGTGGTAAGTGACATGGTTGCTTATCCACATGTTCCTCTTCAATCAGCATCAGACTGGTATTTAGATCCCAAGCATCaaacactccaaaaaaaataaagcgctATAGATGCGTCAAATATTCCATGTTCACCTGGTCGTGAACTTATCCGAATTATGATTATTGTTATCATGATTGTCAAACATAAACTTACCGTCATACTACATCCCAATAGTGGTCTAATTTGGAGTTGAATGGTTCATTTTTAGCCTCACAATTGAGACTTTCTGGTTTGAAATCTTGGCTCAGGGTGGCTTTGTGTGCTTGTGCGACCACTCTAAATTGGAGCTTCACATAATATTAATGCTTATTATTTCATGAACAATCTGACAATTCTTACACTATGATTAATTTGTGGGTGATACACAAAATGTATACTTAAATTACATTCAAGCCTTAAAGCTGGGACGGTTACCAAAAATATATGACAGAGCACAGATTTTCCTACAATATTATCCAAGTCctgtttgttgttattgtttattCAAGTTAAATCTTGAACTTTAAAATGAGATGCCTGGCAGATGATCACAGGCACACACAAACCTCTACAGCTAAGTTTAGAGTGTTTCACTAAAAGACATTTTTGGCCGCAGCATAAACATGAAATTCTGATCAGGCAGATACATTTAATTGAGGTAAAG
It encodes:
- the tmod1 gene encoding tropomodulin-1 isoform X2 — encoded protein: MSVLRKEMDKYRDIDEDELLMKLSEEELQRLEDELEELDPDNALLPAGMRQKDQTKKAPTGTFQRDDLLAHLEKQAKEHPDREDLVPFTGEKRGKAWVPKKMVDPIMENVTLEPELEEALASATDAELCDIAAILGMHTLMSNQQYYEALASSTIVNKQGLNSVIQSTQYKPVPDEEPNSTDVEETLIRMKRNDPELVEVNLNNIKNIPIPTLKAYSQALIENAVVERFSIVGTRSNDPVAFALAEMLKVNTTLKSLNVESNFITGAGILALVESLQYNTTLLELKIDNQSQPLGNKVEMEIASMLEKNTTLLKFGYHFTQQGPRLRGSNAMMNNNDLVRKRRLEGGPILPKCRTNV
- the tmod1 gene encoding tropomodulin-1 isoform X1 encodes the protein MSVLRKEMDKYRDIDEDELLMKLSEEELQRLEDELEELDPDNALLPAGMRQKDQTKKAPTGTFQRDDLLAHLEKQAKEHPDREDLVPFTGEKRGKAWVPKKMVDPIMENVTLEPELEEALASATDAELCDIAAILGMHTLMSNQQYYEALASSTIVNKQGLNSVIQSTQYKPVPDEEPNSTDVEETLIRMKRNDPELVEVNLNNIKNIPIPTLKAYSQALIENAVVERFSIVGTRSNDPVAFALAEMLKVNTTLKSLNVESNFITGAGILALVESLQYNTTLLELKIDNQSQPLGNKVEMEIASMLEKNTTLLKFGYHFTQQGPRLRGSNAMMNNNDLARVVRSESDGSFTLTLSVPELERAFGKKFKSKTNKKEKA